The Dioscorea cayenensis subsp. rotundata cultivar TDr96_F1 chromosome 7, TDr96_F1_v2_PseudoChromosome.rev07_lg8_w22 25.fasta, whole genome shotgun sequence genome includes a region encoding these proteins:
- the LOC120265885 gene encoding dnaJ protein ERDJ3A: protein MPSHQHQRAMIIRLLFFVFLSFVFASLISSGDAKTLDPYKVLGVDKNASQRDIQKAFHKLSLKYHPDKNKEKSAQEKFAEINNAYEILSDDDKRKNYDLYGDEKGNPGFDGGNFGNQNGYTYSTGGGPGGWQTMGGQGSTKSFSFSFGGDPSMGGNPFGFGFGDMFADLFSGGMKGGKQHGGFSTTGGPKSGFTPSESSIQEINSQYFKKQIKDKMLNWILLFHTPSAKGYHLSESIVEDVASSLKGAVKAGSINCQKEQPLCKDLGISPSKSAKIFIYSYGAGEKGTLVEYSDELDAKSLKKFVQDHLPRFSKRIDLGQFDYSSSATDNIPQVLLLSTKKDTPVMWRVLSGLFLKRMQFYDAEVQDTSHPMLKTLGVAALPAVIGRLADGNKLVLKEGIAVKDLQSGINELKALLEKFEKKNKKVASNQANKSSQREAQAGVLAHLTASNIDSVCSEKNALCIIGVFRSSKAKEKLEAVLTNVSQKTLLRRQNQAGDSVSYSLLDATKQPSFLDSFDKSGYKSLDNLLVAYKPRKEKFAVFTSEPTMEAVERFISAVASGDIPFKKIQQKPVLR, encoded by the exons ATGCCAAGCCATCAGCATCAACGCGCAATGATAATTCGATTgcttttctttgtgtttctctcttttgttttcgCGTCTTTGATCTCTTCGGGAGATGCCAAAACCCTAGATCCCTACAAG GTTCTTGGGGTTGATAAAAATGCTAGTCAGCGTGATATTCAGAAAGCCTTTCACAA GTTATCTCTGAAATATCACCCAGACAAGAATAAAGAGAAGAGTGCCCAAGAGAAATTTGCGGAGATAAATAATG CTTATGAAATTCTATCTGATGATGACAAGAGAAAGAATTATGATCTCTATGGGGATGAAAAAGGAAACCCTGGTTTTGATGGAGGGAATTTTGGGAACCAGAATGGATATACTTACTCCACAGGTGGTGGTCCTGGTGGATGGCAGACAATGGGTGGTCAGGGGAGTACGAAATCCTTTTCGTTCTCATTTGGTGGTGACCCTTCCATGGGTGGAAATCCCTTTGGTTTTGGCTTTGGAGACATGTTTGCTGATTTGTTTAGTGGCGGGATGAAGGGCGGGAAACAACATGGTGGCTTCAGCACAACTGGTGGGCCTAAATCTGGATTCACTCCATCAGAAAGTAGCATTCAGGAAATCAACTCGCAGTAttttaaaaagcaaataaaagataaaatgttAAATTGGATTTTATTGTTCCATACACCATCAGCCAAGGGCTATCATTTGTCTGAATCCATTGTAGAGGATGTTGCCAGTTCATTGAAGGGAGCAGTGAAG GCTGGGAGTATCAATTGCCAGAAGGAACAGCCTCTTTGTAAGGATCTTGGCATATCACCCTCTAAATCagctaaaatttttatttactcatATGGAGCTGGTGAAAAAGGAACTCTGGTAGAATATAGTGATGAATTAGATGCCAAATCCTTGAAAAAGTTTGTTCAAGATCATCTGCCAAGATTTTCAAAGAGGATTGACCTTGGTCAATTTGACTACTCTTCAAGTGCCACGGACAACATCCCGCAAGTATTGCTACTCTCAACAAAGAAAGACACACCTGTGATGTGGCGTGTTTTAAGTGGCTTGTTCCTCAAACGCATGCAATTCTATGATGCAGAG GTTCAGGATACTTCTCACCCTATGTTGAAGACGTTAGGTGTGGCCGCTCTTCCTGCTGTGATTGGCAGACTGGCTGATGGCAACAAGCTTGTATTGAAAGAAGGGATTGCTGTAAAAGATTTGCAGTCTGGCATTAATGAGCTGAAAGCCTTGCTTGAAAAGTtcgagaagaaaaataagaaggtAGCTTCAAATCAAGCCAATAAATCCTCTCAACGAGAAGCACAAGCAGGGGTACTTGCCCATCTTACAGCTTCAAACATAGATAGTGTTTGTAGTGAAAAGAATGCCTTGTGCATCATTGGTGTCTTCAGATCATCTAAAGCGAAGGAGAAGCTGGAAGCCGTCCTCACAAAT GTCTCTCAAAAGACATTGCTACGACGACAGAATCAAGCAGGAGATTCAGTTTCATACTCTTTATTGGACGCAACTAAACAGCCGTCCTTCTTGGACTCCTTTGACAAGTCAGGATACAAATCCCTGGACAACCTTCTGGTAGCGTACAAGCCCCGGAAGGAGAAGTTTGCAGTATTCACTAGTGAACCAACAATGGAAGCAGTGGAAAGATTTATTAGTGCAGTGGCTAGTGGAGATATCCCATTCAAAAAAATTCAGCAAAAACCTGTGCTCAGATAG
- the LOC120264441 gene encoding uncharacterized protein LOC120264441, which yields MAMSVNSIWDLSLSIKGGHGSRSSTCCNLHLKTMQATCKTDFVKAPSLPLFCSRSLQKNVRQRVVPLATESNNAALESSAETENTAADLELSSNVQPAINIAEESSPQLEKPTTKRVPLTAREKLRAARVLSKYNESKPAKVEPKNRVLDALRESNKGKRPGLPEAPSDLLDDKKRGLPKQGLTFNFPGGSDLWFIAFSFAFISSVMFATTYIVWKVGAIHFNEY from the exons ATGGCCATGTCTGTGAACTCAATCTGGGACTTGAGTTTATCA ATCAAAGGAGGACATGGATCAAGATCTTCCACATGTTGCAATCTGCATCTGAAAACAATGCAAGCCACTTGTAAAACAGACTTTGTTAAAGCTCCATCATTGCCACTTTTTTGCTCAAGGAGTTTGCAGAAAAACGTTAGGCAACGCGTAGTTCCATTGGCGACAGAGAGCAACAATGCAGCCCTTGAATCAAGCGCAGAAACCGAAAATACTGCTGCTGATCTGGAATTATCATCTAATGTTCAACCTGCCATAAACATTGCAGAAGAAAGTTCGCCTCAATTAGAAAAACCAACAACAAAGCGAGTGCCACTAACAGCAAGGGAGAAGCTACGGGCAGCTCGAGTACTCTCCAAATACAATGAATCAAAACCTGCCAAAGTGGAACCAAAGAACAGGGTTTTGGATGCATTGAGAGAGAGCAACAAGGGAAAGCGGCCGGGCCTTCCTGAAGCTCCCTCAGACTTGTTAGATGATAAGAAGCGAGGGCTACCAAAACAAGGCCTGACTTTCAATTTCCCTGGCGGTTCTGATTTGTGGTTCATTGCATTCTCCTTCGCATTTATCAGTTCTGTAATGTTTGCCACAACTTACATTGTCTGGAAAGTCGGCGCAATACACTTCAACGAGTACTGA